Part of the Marinobacterium rhizophilum genome is shown below.
GGATTATAAGGAAAGCACCGCATATGTCCAGCCTCTTCAGCGCCTTAATCCCGCTCAAGCCGCGCCACCAGGCTACAGGTATCCCAGCGCCCACCCCCCTGCGCCTGAACATCCGCGTAGAACTGGTCCAGCAAGGCGGTAACCGGCAGACGGGCACCGTTGTTGCGCGCCTCATCCAGCGCAATGCCCAGATCCTTTCGCATCCAGTCGACGGCGAAGCCAAAATCAAACTCGCCATCCAGCATGGCCTCGTGCCGGTTGTCCATTTGCCAGGATCCTGCGGCACCATGCCTGATCACATCAAACAGGGCGCGCCCATCAAGACCTGAGCGCTTGGCAAAATGCACCGCTTCCGCCAGTCCCTGGACCACGCCGGCCACACAGATCTGATTGACCATCTTGGCCAGCTGGCCGCTGCCCGCTTCGCCAAGCAGACGAGTGGATTTTCCATAGACCGCCAGTACGGGCTCAGCCCTGGCAAAGGCATCGGCGGCACCACCGCACATGATGCTCAGCTGGCCATTCTGCGCCCCGGCCTGACCGCCGGATACCGGGGCATCAACAAACTGAAAGCCCCGTGCTTTTGCCTGCGCCTCCAGTTCCCTGGCCACATCGGCCGACGCCGTAGTGTGATCCACCAGCAAGGCACCGGACTTCATGCCGGCAAAGGCGCCCTGCTCCCCGACAACCACCTGGCGCAGGTCAGCATCGTTGCCCACGCAGGTGAAGACGATATCGGCAGCGGCAGCCGCCTTGGCCGGTGTGTCCGCCAGGGTACCACCGTACTGCTGAACCCAGTGCTCTGCCTTGGTCCGGGTGCGGTTGTAGACGCAGACATCGTGTCCCGCCTGTTGCAGATGTCCGGCCATGGGATACCCCATGGTGCCCAATCCCAGAAATGCCAGCTTCATGTCATGTCCTATGCACGGTTTGCGGGCCCCTGTTATGCCATATTTCGCCCCTGCCTGGCCAGCCGCACGGCAGCGGTGACGCCACCCGGCAGGCCTGCTAAGCTGATACGTCCCGGACACATTGGAGGTTGCCATGAAGTCAATTCTGCTGGGCCTTGGCCTCGGCCTTGCAGCTGCCCTCGCCAGCCCCCTGCCCGCCCAGGCGGCAGAGTCGGTGTACGAATTGAGCTTTGCCGACCTGGAGCGCAACCCCGCGCCACTGGAGCAGTATCGCGGCAGGATTTTGCTGCTGAATTTCTGGGCCACCTGGTGCCCGCCCTGCATTCGTGAAATGCCTTCGATGACACGGCTGCAGCAGCACTTTAATGCCGGAGACCTGTCCGTCGTGGCGGTAAATGTAGGCGAGAGCCCAGAGGCGATAGCGAGCTTTCGCCAGAAGCTGGATACGCCGCTGGCATTTGAACTGCTGCTGGATGAATCAGGCAGCGCCTTTCGGGAACTGGGCATCCCCGGGCTGCCCATGAGCTACCTGTATGATCGTGACGGCACGCTGCTGGAAACCGTCACCGGCGGTCACGAATGGGACTCACCACAGAGCATTGCCAAAATTGAGGCCTGGCTGCAGCGGTAAGGGCCTGAAACACCCCGGGGCCCGTCAGTGCTTGTAGGGGTCTGCCGCGTCCAGCAGGCCATCGCCCAGGAACTGATAGGCCAGCACGACCAGGATAACCGGGATAACCGGGTATAGCAGCCAGGGATAAAGCACCACGTAATTGATGTTCTGCGCCTCATTCAGCAGCACACCCCAGCTGGTGACCGGTGGTCGCAGCCCCAGCCCCAGAAAACTCAGTGCCGTTTCACCCAGGATCATGGTCGGGATGGACAGCGTGGCCGAGGCAATCAAATGGCTCAGGAAACTGGGCATCAGGTGCTTCATGATCACGCGCCCGGGCTTGGCTCCCATAAGCTGCGCCGCCACGCAAAAATCCTCTTCACGCAACGCCAGCAACTTGGAGCGCACGGCACGGGCCAGGCCCGGCCAGTCCAGCAAGGCCAGCAGCACCGTTATACCAAGGAAGATCAGGGTCGGTGGCCAGGTGACCGGCAATACCGCCGACAGGGCCATCAGCAGCGGCAGCATGGGAAAGGAGCGGATCACCTCGATGGTGCGCTGCACGATGTTATCGACAATGCCGCCATAGTAACCGGCCACCCCGCCGATGGTGATGCCCAGAAAGAAACTGATGGCGATACCGATCAGCCCCAGGGTCAGGGATATGCGCGCGCCGTAAACGATACGCGACAGCATGTCCCGCCCCATCCGGTCCGTGCCCAGCAGGAACATCGGGCTGTCGGGTGACGGACACACCAGGTGAAAACTGCCGTCAAACAGCCCCCAGAATTTATAGTCGGCCCCCGCATAGTCACTGCCGCTGCAGAAAAAGCGAATGGGATTCACCCGGGTACGGTCTTCCTGGTAAACCCATTGCAGGTTCTCCATGTCCAGCGTCACGTCTATGCCATAGACAAAGGGCCCCCGAAACTCGCCTTCGTCAAACCAGTGCACATCCTGCGGCGGTGCGAACAGGTAGTCCACATGACGGGCTTCGAGCTCATAGGGCGCCACCACTTCGGCGAACACCACGATGAGGTACATCAGCGCCAGAAAGCTGCCACTGATCACCGCCAGGCGATGGCGCTTGAGCTTCCACCACACCAGGCGCCACTGCGACGCCATGTAATAGCGTTCCTGCTCGGGCGTCAGTTCAAGGGCGGCATAGGGATTGAAAGGCGCGGGATTGACGTAATGCTCCTTCTGGTCACGACTCATCGGCTGCTCCCTCCGTCCAGCCGAATACGCGGGTCCAGCACTGCCAGCGCAAGGTCGGAAATCAATGTGCCCAAAACCGTCAGCAACGAGATAAACATCAGGAAACTTCCCGCCAGGTACATGTCCTGCGACTGCAGCGCCTTGAGCAGCATCGGACCCGTCGTTTCAAGTCCCAGCACCACCGAGACGATGACCGCACCGGATATCATTTCGGGCAGCAGGTTGCCGATATCCGCAATAAAGGGGTTTAGCGCCATGCGCAGCGGATACTTGACCAGCGTCTTGACCGGCCCCAGCCCCTTGGCCTTGGCCGTCACCACATACTGCTTGTGCAGTTCATCCAGCAGGTTGGCCCGCAGACGGCGGATCATGCCGGCGGTGCCGGAGGTGCCGATCACCAGCACCGGCACCCAGAGGTGCGCCAGCACCGACATGACCTTGTCCATAGTCCAGGGCTGGTCGATATACTGCGCATCCATCAGGCCACCGATATCGGTACCGAAGTAGGCCTTGGCCATGTACATCAGCACCAGCGCCAGCAGGAAATTGGGGGTTGCCAGGCCGATAAAACCGATAAACGACAGCGTAAAGTCGCCAATGCTGTACTGGCGTACCGCCGAGTAGACGCCGATGGGGAACGACATCACATAGACAAACAGCGTCGTGACAAAGGCCACCAGTACGGTCAGGTACATGCGGTCACCGACCACTTCGTTCACCGGTTTGTCATGCTCGAAGGAATGCCCCATGTCACCGTGCAGCATGCCCCAGACCCAGTGGAAATACTGTTCGACGACGGAACGGTCCAGACCATACTGCTCGCGCAGGTAGGCCACCCGCTCCTGGTTGACGTTCTCGCCCTGGGACTGCAACTCGTTGACCATCGTGGTCAGGTAGTCCCCCGGCGGCAGCTGGATGATGGTAAACACCAGCATGCTGATCACGATCAGGGTCGGAATCATCATCAGCACTCTGCGAACGACGTATTTCAGCATGATTAGTGCGCCGTGCCCTTTTCAAACCAGAAGGTATCGGGCGAGTAGAGACCAAAGTGCGCACCGGGATCCCAGTTCCAGATGCCCTTGTCCGGGACATTGTGCAAGCGGCTGTTTATGGCGATGGGCTGCATGACCCCCGCCAGAATACCGATGCTGAAGAGGTTATCGGCATTGATTTGCAGCATCTGCTGCCAGATGTCGCGGCGCTGCGCCGTGGAATCCGCCTGGTACCAGTTATCCAGCAGACTCATCAGCTGCTGGGCTTCAGGAAAGTCCGGCGCAAGCCCGGCGGCACCGTGGGTTTCCCTGAACTGGCCAAACTTGGGCCACTGATAATAGTCCTGCTGCACCGGTGCCAGTTCATAGGGAGAATTGGCCGCAGTGGCGATGCCGTTTTCAAGCCCTGACGAGATCGTCATCAGGGTTTCGCCGGCATAGACACGCCGCCGCACGTTGTCCAGATTGGAAGGCTTGATATGCAGTTTGATACCCAGCTGGCGCCACTTGTCGCCGACCAGCTGCAGGACGTCGGCCTGTTCGCTGGTACCGTCGAAGGTTTCGACGATGATTTCCAGCAGGCGACCATCGGGCAGCTTGCGCGTACCGCCGATATCCTTCTCGGTCAGGCCGATCTCATCCAGCAGCCGGTTGGCCTCCTTGAGGTCAAACTGCGTCCAGCTGGTACGGTACTCGGGCTTGTAAAGCGGCGAGCGTTCCAGCAGCGTATTCTGCCCTTCGACCGCCATGCCGTAATAGATGACCTGGTTGATTTCGTGGCGGTCTATACCCAGCGACAGCGCGCGTCTGAAACGCACGTCCCGGAACAGCCCGCGCCAGACGGGGTCATTGTGATTCAGGTTGGGGAAAAGGGCCTGGTGAGCCCCCTTGGCAATCGGCCAGAGCGTAACCCGGTAGTTGTACTCCGGCGCATTGCGCTTTAGCAGCGTGAAGTCATTGAACCGCAGGTACTGCGCCTGCAGGTCGGTTTCTCCCGTGGCGGCCTTGGCCGGTATGAGCTTGGATTCGGTGATTCCCAGAATCACGGTATCGATATAGGGCAACTGCTGCCCCCTGGGGTCTACGCGGTGGAAAAAGGGATTGCGCTCGAACAGGTAACGACTGCTGGGGCTTGCCGTGGTCTGGTGCCAGGGCTGCAGTACGGGCAGATCGGGGTTGTCGGCGCGATAGAGACGCCCCATGGACGTATGCAGCGCGGCCCAGTCCCGCTTGCCCTCATCCAGCACCCGCTCGGCCAGCTTGTAAGCCTCGGTGTACTTGATATGAAACTGTTTAAGGTAATGTGACGGTGCATAGATATACAGGGGCGTCGCCGAGGCCAGGTGCGCCAGGAACTCGGGATTGGGATCGGCCCAGGCATAACGTACCGTTACCGCATCCGGAAAGCTGACGTCAGGGAACTTGCCGTTAATCATCAGCTCGGCGGGGGGGCCCACCGGGTAGAGCTGGTCGTTGTTGGCAATGTCCTGCCACCAGTAACGAAAATCGTCCGAGGTAAAGGGCGTCCCGTCGGACCAGCGATGACCGGGACGCAGGTGGAAGGTAAACACCCGATCCTGCTCAATATCGACAGATTCGACGATATCCGGCACAAGGTCGAGCTTTTCGTTGTAGCGCACCAGGCGGGCATAACCGTAAACCGTCATGCGACGGGTATCCTTTTCCTTGCCCATCAGCATCGACAAGGTGCCGCCGTATTGCCCCACTTCCTGCCCATTGGCGGCGAAATCCATCTTCAGGGGCGCCTGGGGCAAGCGCGCCTCAACCGGTGGCAGCTCACCGCTGGCCACCCGCGCATCCAGCGAGGGCGCCTGGGAGTAGCTGTCCGCAAGTACCCCTGCGCTACCGCCAAGCAGTGACAACAGCACCAGACCACAACGCCAGTCAAAAAATTTCATGCTACCAGTTCCTCAGGGCGCGTACCGGCCACAACGCGGACAAAGTGGCCTTTTTCGAATTCAATCAGAGATGCCGGAGCGTCCGGATGGTGCGTAAAGGGCATGGGCCAGTCCTCCGGACAGGACGCTCGGTCAAGCATCAGTCGTTCGAAGTCTAGCAGGTGATCCGGATTGGGATCCGGCACCGCACTGAGCAACGTCCGGGTATAGGGATGCAACGGCCGGCTGAACAGCTGTGCCTTGGGCGCTAACTCCACCAGCTGGCCCCGGCACATCACGGCAATGCGGTCAGCGATATAGTCCACCACCGCCAGGTTGTGGCTAATAAAAAGGTAGGTGAGCCCGAGCTGCGCCTGCAGATCCTTGAGCAGGTTGAGGATCTGCGCCTGCACCGAAACATCGAGCGCGGAAACGGGCTCGTCGCAGATCACCAGGTCAGGGCTCAGGGCCAGGGCACGGGCAATACCGATTCGCTGGCGCTGACCGCCTGAAAAACTGTGGGGATAGCGCTGCAGATAACGCACATCCAGGCCAACCAGTTCCATCAGTTCACGCGCCAGCGACTGTCGCTCCTGCTGCGTCCCTATACCATGGATAACCAGCGGCTCCGTGATGATTTCAAGGATTGTCATGCGCGGGTTCAGCGACGAGAACGGATCCTGAAAGACGAACTGCATGCGCTGGCGAAAATCCAGCAGTTCCTGCCCCTTCAGGGTTGCAAGGTCCAGATCCCGGTGGCCGTCATAGAAACTGACACGGCCCGCATCCGGATTCAGCGCCCGCATCAGAATCTTGCTCAGGGTTGTTTTGCCACAGCCGCTTTCGCCCACCAGACCCAGACACTCACCACGCTGAATATCAAAGCTGACATCGTCCACCGCCAGGATATCGGACACCGGCCCCGCCGCAGCCGAACGTATGCGAAACTGTTTGCGGATATTGCGCACGCTTAAAATGGGTTTGTTCGGATCGGTTGTGGCCGGCAACGGATGCTTGGGCGTATGCAGATTATCGGTATTGGGGCGGATCTCGCGAATTGGCACCAGTCGCTCGTCCGGGCGCATGCCAAAACGCGGCACGGCCTTGAGCAGCGCCTGCAGGTAGGGATGCGAAGGCTGGCGGAATATATGATCCAGGGTGCCGGCTTCCATCAGCTCGCCGTGATATACCACGACCACCTCATCCACCATGTTGGCGACCACGCCAAGGTCATGGGTGATCAGCAGCAGCGCCATCTTGAGTTCCTGCTGCAGATCGCGAATCTGTTTGAGGATCTGCGCCTGGATGGTCACATCCAGTGCAGTGGTCGGCTCGTCGGCAATCAGCAATGCCGGGTGACACACCAGGGCCATGGCAATCATGGCACGCTGGCGCAAGCCGCCCGACAACTCGAACGGGTAGGTTTTAAGGGCTCTGCGCGCATCCGCAAAGCCGGCCAGGTGCAGAATATCCTGTGTCAGCTCCAGCGCTTCGGCATTGCCGACGCTGCGGTGCATACGCAAGGCTTCGCTGATCTGGTCACCAATGGTGTGCAGTGCCGACAGCGACGTACTGGGTTCAGGAAAAATAATAGAAATCGACCCGCCGCGAATGGCTCGCATCTGGGCACTGTCACGATGCAGTGCGGCGATATCCACCGTCTGGCCGGACGCCGGATCACGAAACAGTATTTCGCCCGAATCAATCACGCCGGCCTTGGGCAACAGCCCCATGATGGCCTGGCTGATCACCGACTTGCCGGAGCCCGACTCGCCCACCAGCGCCACGGACGCCCCTGGCGCTATGCTGAACGAAACACCCTTGACCGCCTCGATCACCCCTTCGGGCAAGCGAAACGAGACACGAAGGTCTTTTACCGTCAATAAGTCATTCAAAACCAGGCCTCTCGATATACTGCATCACATAAGAGATTCTGATCATTCAAAGGCCTGTGCGGGCTTGCCTGACACCCGGCGAGCGGTGCCTTGCGCCTAATCAGAAGCTGACCAAAGTTTAGCTGCTTTTGTTATATAGCCCTATTGTATTCATCAGGCTCAATTCGTCGCAAGATCGCGACATTCTTGCACACCAGATTAACATCAGCCACTGTCGACTTAACAGCCTGTGAAGGAATGCTGCACTAAAACCCGTTACAGAACTACCCCCACAGCCAGCAGGCATGGCAATGGGCATATATAGGGGCCATGAATGCGCTCCAGGCCGGTGGAAGCCCAGAGACGGAGGCGCGCTGAATGGGTATCAATCAAAAGACAGCGCCATTATGGCGCAATGGAAGGGCGTAGACAGAAAGAGGCGATACGGCACCCTGCGCACCGGCGGACAGTACGCAGGGCTGGAACCGAATCAGCCCTTGATAGCCGCGTGGGCAGACAGGCTTTTGACGATCGCCATCACCATTTGCGCGGAATGGGTCGCCGCTGTTTCGAGGAATTGATCAAAGGACAGGTTGGATTCCTTGCCGGCAATATCAGACAGGGCCCGAATCACGATAAAGGGTACATCGAAGCAGTGACAGGTTTGGGCGATCGCGGCGGCTTCCATTTCCACCGCCTTCATCGTCGGGAAGAGCGCACGGGTTTTGGTCACACGCTCGGCGCAGTTCATGAAGCTGTCTCCGGTCGCGATCAGGCCACGCACCGTTTTCATGCCCTGCATCTGCCCGATGCACTGCTCGGCCAACTGGGCCAGCAGCAAGTCTGGCTCAAACGCGGCGGGCAGGCCCGGCACCTGGCCAGGCTCGTAGCCAAAGACAGTGACATCCACATCATGGTGGCGCACTTCGGTGGAGATCACGATATCGCCCACATCGAGCTGTTCATCAAAGCCACCGGCGGAGCCTGTGTTGATAATGCAATCAGGCTTGAACACTTGCAGCAACAGCGCCGTACTGACCGCCGCGTTAACCTTGCCGATACCGGATTTCAACAGCACCACCGACTGCCCGTGCATTTGCCCGCTAAAGAAGGAGAAGCCGGCATACTGGTGCTCTTCGATCGGCTGCAACGCCGATTTCAGCAGTTCGACCTCCTGATCCATGGCACCAATAATACCGATGCGTAATCCATCCTTTTGCTTGAGTATGTCAGCCAGCCGCGTGCTCATCTATCGTAACTACCGTTGTTCTCTGTGAATTATGTTTTTCGCGGAGCAAGAATACGTAATTTACCCTGCAGAAAGAATAGTGCAGCTTGCTTAATTGGCGCCAGAAAGGATTATTTATCCAGGTTCGGAAAATTCGGAACACCAGGCGTCACCTGACGACAACACAAGGCGGCGAGCTGGGCCTTCGGCAGCCCCTAGCCTCAACGCGGATACAGGCCGTCCCAGCCAAAGCGGGTAAAGAGCCGATCGCAGGCCGAATCGACCGGACAGTGCAGATGAACAGCCTCGCCGCTCACAGGGTGGGAAAACTCCAGCTCGGTCGCCATCAGCAGCAATCGATGCAGATCAAACTTTTCCCGGAACAGGCGGTTGTGCTTGCCATCTCCATGGGCAGTGTCTCCCACCAGCGGGTGAAAGATATGCTTCATGTGACGGCGAATCTGATGCTTGCGCCCGGTATGCGGCTTCACTTCCACCAGCGAATAACGCGCACTGGGGTAACGGCTAACCGGGAACGGCAACTCAACGGTGCCCAGGCGGCGAAATTCGCTGCGGGCATCCTTGGCCGGCTTGTCTGGGTCCGCAAAGGGATCGGCCTTCTTGTCGAAGATTGGCTTTAGCGCATAATCGATTAGGCCCAACTCCGGAGTATAGCCACGGGTGACGCACAGGTAGGTTTTACGCACCTGGCGTTCGGCAAACGCAAGGTTCATGTCGTGAGCGACCTGCTTCTGCTTGGCAAATACGATAACACCCGAGGTCGCACGGTCCAGCCGGTGAATGGTGTAGACGGTGTCTTGCAGGTAATCCTTGAGCAGGGCAACGGCATTGGGTGTATAGGAGGGGGCGATCCAGCTGGGATGAACCAACAGCCCGGAAGGCTTGTCTATAGCGACGAGGTATTCGTCCTCAAACAGGATCTTCAGCTCGGACATGGTCTTGTATCAGGCTCACGCGGGATCTTAAACAGGGGGAGGCGCCAGCAAAATGGCGGTGAGGCAGGGATTTGAACCCTGGGAGCCTTTCGACTCGCCGGTTTTCGAAACCGGTGCTTTCGGCCACTCAGCCACCTCACCATCGCTTGCGGCGCATAGTGTACGTGGAATTACCGCCAAGTCAAACGCCTGAAAGGCTTGTAAATTCATACATAAAGGGCATGATGTGCCTACTGGACCGAAATCAATCGAGGGAAACCATGCGTAACGTTCGTACCATCAATAACGATGCATACAGTTCATCCGCTCTGGCGACCAACAAGGTTCTGCGCAATACCTACTTTCTGCTGGGTATCACGCTGGCATGGTCTGCCATCATCGCAGGCGTTGCAGCCGCCATGGCCCTGCCCCGTCCGGGACTGATTATTACACTGGTGGGCTTTTACGGCCTGTTGTTCCTGACCGAGAAAAACCGCAACAGCTCACTGGGCTTGCTGTTCGTGTTTCTGCTGACAGGCTTCATGGGCTACACCCTGGGACCGATCATCAATATGGTCATGGCCCGCGGCGGCTCTGAAATTGTCATGATGGCGCTCGGCGGTACTGCCCTGACATTCTTCACCACCTCGGCCTACGCGCTGACCACCAAGCGGGATCTTTCCTTCCTTGGCGGCATGCTGCTGGCAGGCTTCGTGGTACTGATTGTGGCAGTGATCGCGAATATTTTCCTGCAGATGCCCGCACTGTCGCTGGCTATCAGCGCCATGTTCATCCTGTTCTCGGCCGGCGCTATCCTGCTGACGACACAGTCGATTGTGCGTGGTGGCGAAACCAACTACATTTCTGCAACCGTGACGCTGTATGTTTCCATTTACAACATCTTCGTCAGCCTGCTGCAGATTCTGGGCGTAACCAGCAGCGACTGATCCTGCGGCCGGCTCATTGCCGGCAACCGCTAAAGCGACTGCCAAGCCCCGCTATCTTTGCTAAGATAGCGGGGCTTTTGCATTCAGAAACAGCAACTTGATCAGGCGGGCGGCGCTTAGCTGCCAACCCCAGACTGCTGCCAGCACCACTTTACGTGCACACCGGACAGGTTGAACATGATCTTTTCGCTACTGGTTAACGCCGCTCCTCACAGCCACCAGGCCGCCGAAACCGCCTACCGCTTTGCCGTCGCCTGCCTGCAACAGGGACACAGCATCCACCGCATATTCTTTTATGGCGATGGCATCCATGGCGCCTCGGCGCTGGCGGCACCACCACAGGATGAGCTTAACCTGCCGGCCCGTTGGCAGGCACTGGCGCAAGCGCACGATCTCGACCTGGTGGTGTGCATCGCGGCCGCCGTACGCCGCGGCGTACTGGATGCCAACGAAGCCCGCCGCTATGAGAAGCCCGCTCAGAATTTGCATGACGGCTTCGAGCTTTCGGGGCTCGGTCAATTGACCGAAGCGGCCATCGTATCCGATCGACTGATCACTTTCGGAGCCTGACATGAACACACCCAAACGCTTTCTGGTGATCTCCCGCCGCCCCCCCTACGGCAGCAGCCATGCCCGGGACGCCCTGGACACCGCCCTGACCACCGCGGTGTTCGAACAGCCCGTCAGCATGTTGTTTCTCGACGACGGCGTGTACCAGCTGCTGCAGTCTCAGGAACCCGCCGCAATACAGCAAAAGAACCTGGGCGCGACCCTCAGCGCTTTGC
Proteins encoded:
- a CDS encoding Bax inhibitor-1/YccA family protein — protein: MRNVRTINNDAYSSSALATNKVLRNTYFLLGITLAWSAIIAGVAAAMALPRPGLIITLVGFYGLLFLTEKNRNSSLGLLFVFLLTGFMGYTLGPIINMVMARGGSEIVMMALGGTALTFFTTSAYALTTKRDLSFLGGMLLAGFVVLIVAVIANIFLQMPALSLAISAMFILFSAGAILLTTQSIVRGGETNYISATVTLYVSIYNIFVSLLQILGVTSSD
- the tusD gene encoding sulfurtransferase complex subunit TusD, translated to MIFSLLVNAAPHSHQAAETAYRFAVACLQQGHSIHRIFFYGDGIHGASALAAPPQDELNLPARWQALAQAHDLDLVVCIAAAVRRGVLDANEARRYEKPAQNLHDGFELSGLGQLTEAAIVSDRLITFGA
- a CDS encoding NAD(P)-dependent oxidoreductase; amino-acid sequence: MKLAFLGLGTMGYPMAGHLQQAGHDVCVYNRTRTKAEHWVQQYGGTLADTPAKAAAAADIVFTCVGNDADLRQVVVGEQGAFAGMKSGALLVDHTTASADVARELEAQAKARGFQFVDAPVSGGQAGAQNGQLSIMCGGAADAFARAEPVLAVYGKSTRLLGEAGSGQLAKMVNQICVAGVVQGLAEAVHFAKRSGLDGRALFDVIRHGAAGSWQMDNRHEAMLDGEFDFGFAVDWMRKDLGIALDEARNNGARLPVTALLDQFYADVQAQGGGRWDTCSLVARLERD
- a CDS encoding ABC transporter ATP-binding protein; the encoded protein is MNDLLTVKDLRVSFRLPEGVIEAVKGVSFSIAPGASVALVGESGSGKSVISQAIMGLLPKAGVIDSGEILFRDPASGQTVDIAALHRDSAQMRAIRGGSISIIFPEPSTSLSALHTIGDQISEALRMHRSVGNAEALELTQDILHLAGFADARRALKTYPFELSGGLRQRAMIAMALVCHPALLIADEPTTALDVTIQAQILKQIRDLQQELKMALLLITHDLGVVANMVDEVVVVYHGELMEAGTLDHIFRQPSHPYLQALLKAVPRFGMRPDERLVPIREIRPNTDNLHTPKHPLPATTDPNKPILSVRNIRKQFRIRSAAAGPVSDILAVDDVSFDIQRGECLGLVGESGCGKTTLSKILMRALNPDAGRVSFYDGHRDLDLATLKGQELLDFRQRMQFVFQDPFSSLNPRMTILEIITEPLVIHGIGTQQERQSLARELMELVGLDVRYLQRYPHSFSGGQRQRIGIARALALSPDLVICDEPVSALDVSVQAQILNLLKDLQAQLGLTYLFISHNLAVVDYIADRIAVMCRGQLVELAPKAQLFSRPLHPYTRTLLSAVPDPNPDHLLDFERLMLDRASCPEDWPMPFTHHPDAPASLIEFEKGHFVRVVAGTRPEELVA
- a CDS encoding TlpA family protein disulfide reductase — translated: MKSILLGLGLGLAAALASPLPAQAAESVYELSFADLERNPAPLEQYRGRILLLNFWATWCPPCIREMPSMTRLQQHFNAGDLSVVAVNVGESPEAIASFRQKLDTPLAFELLLDESGSAFRELGIPGLPMSYLYDRDGTLLETVTGGHEWDSPQSIAKIEAWLQR
- a CDS encoding ABC transporter permease produces the protein MLKYVVRRVLMMIPTLIVISMLVFTIIQLPPGDYLTTMVNELQSQGENVNQERVAYLREQYGLDRSVVEQYFHWVWGMLHGDMGHSFEHDKPVNEVVGDRMYLTVLVAFVTTLFVYVMSFPIGVYSAVRQYSIGDFTLSFIGFIGLATPNFLLALVLMYMAKAYFGTDIGGLMDAQYIDQPWTMDKVMSVLAHLWVPVLVIGTSGTAGMIRRLRANLLDELHKQYVVTAKAKGLGPVKTLVKYPLRMALNPFIADIGNLLPEMISGAVIVSVVLGLETTGPMLLKALQSQDMYLAGSFLMFISLLTVLGTLISDLALAVLDPRIRLDGGSSR
- a CDS encoding pseudouridine synthase — translated: MSELKILFEDEYLVAIDKPSGLLVHPSWIAPSYTPNAVALLKDYLQDTVYTIHRLDRATSGVIVFAKQKQVAHDMNLAFAERQVRKTYLCVTRGYTPELGLIDYALKPIFDKKADPFADPDKPAKDARSEFRRLGTVELPFPVSRYPSARYSLVEVKPHTGRKHQIRRHMKHIFHPLVGDTAHGDGKHNRLFREKFDLHRLLLMATELEFSHPVSGEAVHLHCPVDSACDRLFTRFGWDGLYPR
- the mtnN gene encoding 5'-methylthioadenosine/S-adenosylhomocysteine nucleosidase — its product is MSTRLADILKQKDGLRIGIIGAMDQEVELLKSALQPIEEHQYAGFSFFSGQMHGQSVVLLKSGIGKVNAAVSTALLLQVFKPDCIINTGSAGGFDEQLDVGDIVISTEVRHHDVDVTVFGYEPGQVPGLPAAFEPDLLLAQLAEQCIGQMQGMKTVRGLIATGDSFMNCAERVTKTRALFPTMKAVEMEAAAIAQTCHCFDVPFIVIRALSDIAGKESNLSFDQFLETAATHSAQMVMAIVKSLSAHAAIKG
- a CDS encoding ABC transporter permease, whose amino-acid sequence is MSRDQKEHYVNPAPFNPYAALELTPEQERYYMASQWRLVWWKLKRHRLAVISGSFLALMYLIVVFAEVVAPYELEARHVDYLFAPPQDVHWFDEGEFRGPFVYGIDVTLDMENLQWVYQEDRTRVNPIRFFCSGSDYAGADYKFWGLFDGSFHLVCPSPDSPMFLLGTDRMGRDMLSRIVYGARISLTLGLIGIAISFFLGITIGGVAGYYGGIVDNIVQRTIEVIRSFPMLPLLMALSAVLPVTWPPTLIFLGITVLLALLDWPGLARAVRSKLLALREEDFCVAAQLMGAKPGRVIMKHLMPSFLSHLIASATLSIPTMILGETALSFLGLGLRPPVTSWGVLLNEAQNINYVVLYPWLLYPVIPVILVVLAYQFLGDGLLDAADPYKH
- a CDS encoding ABC transporter substrate-binding protein, with translation MKFFDWRCGLVLLSLLGGSAGVLADSYSQAPSLDARVASGELPPVEARLPQAPLKMDFAANGQEVGQYGGTLSMLMGKEKDTRRMTVYGYARLVRYNEKLDLVPDIVESVDIEQDRVFTFHLRPGHRWSDGTPFTSDDFRYWWQDIANNDQLYPVGPPAELMINGKFPDVSFPDAVTVRYAWADPNPEFLAHLASATPLYIYAPSHYLKQFHIKYTEAYKLAERVLDEGKRDWAALHTSMGRLYRADNPDLPVLQPWHQTTASPSSRYLFERNPFFHRVDPRGQQLPYIDTVILGITESKLIPAKAATGETDLQAQYLRFNDFTLLKRNAPEYNYRVTLWPIAKGAHQALFPNLNHNDPVWRGLFRDVRFRRALSLGIDRHEINQVIYYGMAVEGQNTLLERSPLYKPEYRTSWTQFDLKEANRLLDEIGLTEKDIGGTRKLPDGRLLEIIVETFDGTSEQADVLQLVGDKWRQLGIKLHIKPSNLDNVRRRVYAGETLMTISSGLENGIATAANSPYELAPVQQDYYQWPKFGQFRETHGAAGLAPDFPEAQQLMSLLDNWYQADSTAQRRDIWQQMLQINADNLFSIGILAGVMQPIAINSRLHNVPDKGIWNWDPGAHFGLYSPDTFWFEKGTAH
- the tusC gene encoding sulfurtransferase complex subunit TusC yields the protein MNTPKRFLVISRRPPYGSSHARDALDTALTTAVFEQPVSMLFLDDGVYQLLQSQEPAAIQQKNLGATLSALPMYDIDQLYACNCAMHNRGLVAEDCLLPVQLLDEDGIAQLIRSHDVVMSF